The following proteins are co-located in the Candidatus Poribacteria bacterium genome:
- a CDS encoding restriction endonuclease subunit S, with protein sequence MNIAKTDLQRFSGRWETKRLGDIAHIKTGSKNNEDKDENGQYPLFVRSAIAEQINSYCYDGEAILVPGEGGIGSIFHYINGRFDCHQRVYMINKFSDDVCGKLVYYSMVLQFGSHAMQNTVKATVDSLRLPTFKNFSFSLPQDIGEQRAIAKVLSDVDGLLNALEGLIAKKQAIKQATMQQLLTGRTRLPGFSGKWERKRLGEIGTLTKGRGIKRDDVSSEGLPCVRYGELYTRYQDYILKVRSRIPPNIAATALPIKKGDLLFAGSGETAEEIGRCAAYLGEEPAYAGGDVIVLIPSGHNSIYLGHLMNSSIVSAQKARMGQGDAVVHIYINNLAQVQIELPSITEQNAIASVLSDMDSEIAALEQRRDKTRAIKQGMMQQLLTGRVRLSESRICTDDTDYAD encoded by the coding sequence ATGAACATAGCAAAAACAGATTTGCAAAGGTTTAGCGGCCGGTGGGAAACCAAGCGATTAGGGGACATTGCTCATATAAAAACAGGAAGTAAAAATAACGAAGACAAAGATGAAAATGGGCAATATCCATTATTCGTTCGCTCGGCAATTGCTGAACAAATTAATAGTTATTGCTATGACGGTGAAGCAATCCTCGTTCCGGGTGAAGGAGGTATTGGAAGCATTTTTCACTATATCAATGGTCGTTTCGACTGTCATCAACGCGTTTATATGATCAATAAATTCTCGGATGACGTGTGTGGAAAGTTGGTATATTACAGCATGGTATTGCAGTTTGGAAGTCACGCTATGCAAAACACGGTGAAGGCAACTGTCGATTCATTACGTCTACCAACTTTCAAGAATTTTTCTTTTTCTCTCCCACAGGATATTGGTGAACAACGCGCCATTGCCAAGGTTTTGTCAGATGTAGATGGGTTGCTCAACGCCTTGGAGGGACTGATCGCTAAGAAGCAGGCGATTAAGCAAGCCACCATGCAGCAACTGCTGACGGGTAGGACGCGCCTGCCCGGCTTCAGCGGCAAGTGGGAAAGGAAGCGATTAGGGGAGATTGGCACCCTCACCAAAGGTCGTGGAATAAAGCGAGATGATGTTTCCAGTGAAGGGCTACCATGCGTCCGCTATGGCGAACTGTATACACGATACCAAGACTACATTTTGAAGGTAAGGTCGCGGATACCGCCCAATATTGCTGCAACAGCGTTGCCAATTAAAAAAGGGGATCTCCTATTTGCCGGATCCGGTGAAACCGCAGAAGAAATAGGTCGCTGTGCAGCATATCTTGGTGAAGAACCAGCATACGCTGGCGGCGATGTTATCGTGTTGATACCATCTGGGCATAACTCTATCTATCTCGGTCATTTGATGAATTCTTCAATAGTGTCGGCACAGAAGGCACGTATGGGTCAAGGGGACGCAGTTGTTCATATCTATATCAATAATTTGGCTCAGGTCCAGATAGAACTTCCATCTATTACGGAACAGAATGCCATTGCCTCTGTCCTCTCCGATATGGATTCGGAGATTGCCGCGCTGGAGCAGCGTCGGGACAAAACCCGTGCTATCAAGCAGGGCATGATGCAGCAGCTTCTCACGGGACGGGTGCGGTTGTCTGAATCGCGGATTTGCACGGATGATACGGATTACGCGGATTAG
- a CDS encoding type I restriction-modification system subunit M, with the protein MAIKKSQLYASLWQSCDELRGGMDASQYKDYILTLLFMKYVSDKAASDPDSLIFVPEGGGFADMTNLKGDKEIGDKINKIIGRLAEENDLKGIIDQADFNDDSKLGRGKEMQDRLTKLVAIFESLDFRANRVEGDDLLGDAYEYLMRHFATESGKSKGQFYTPTEVSRIMAQVIGIGPDTQQDETIYDPACGSGSLLLQATDIAPRGLSIYGQEKDNATYALACMNMILHDNETADLRHGNTLAAPDFTEVDRLRTFDFAVANPPFSDKAWTNGLNPENDVYNRFEYGVPPAKNGDYAFLLHFIISLKSRGKGAIILPHGVLFRGNREADIRREVIHRRYIKGIIGLPANLFYGTGIPACILVIDKESAHARNGIFMIDASKGFLKDGNKNRLRAQDIHKIVSVFNAQEELPRYSRMVPISEIADAANDYNLNIPRYIDASEPEDLHDLGAHLNGGIPDTDIDALNTYWTVFPTLRNALFRSNGRPGYSDPLVETQQVKTTILTHPEFNAYQEQINAIFEAWRETHEPLLMSIEIDASPREIIHTLSEDLLDQFTDLPLLDPYDVYQKLMDYWDEVMQDDVYLIAADGWVEAAKPREVIQDKQVKETPDLVIKKKKYKMDLIPPELIVARYFAAEQEAIEMLEAKQVAAVNALEEYIEEHTDEDGLLTDALNDSGNITVSSVKERLKTLAPDMLTPHEIQDNDDEQDALKHCLSLLDAKSKADKAVKEAQLVLDTQVLAHYARLTEDEIKTLVVADKWFASVQSAIEGEVQRLTQALTERVQELEERYAQPLLVLEEEVEGYSARVAEHLKNIGLE; encoded by the coding sequence ATGGCGATAAAAAAATCACAACTCTATGCCTCACTCTGGCAAAGTTGCGATGAACTCCGCGGCGGGATGGATGCCTCCCAATACAAAGACTATATCCTCACGCTCCTCTTCATGAAATACGTCTCCGACAAAGCTGCCAGCGATCCCGACTCACTCATCTTCGTCCCCGAAGGCGGCGGATTCGCCGATATGACAAACCTCAAAGGCGACAAGGAGATCGGAGACAAAATTAACAAAATCATCGGAAGACTCGCCGAGGAGAACGACCTCAAAGGCATCATCGATCAGGCAGATTTCAACGACGACAGTAAACTCGGCAGAGGCAAAGAGATGCAGGATCGGCTCACAAAACTCGTTGCCATATTTGAGAGCCTCGATTTCCGAGCCAATCGGGTGGAAGGTGACGATCTTTTAGGCGATGCTTATGAATACCTCATGCGGCATTTCGCTACCGAATCCGGCAAAAGCAAAGGACAGTTCTACACACCCACCGAAGTCTCCCGCATCATGGCACAGGTCATCGGTATCGGTCCGGATACGCAACAGGATGAAACGATTTACGACCCCGCTTGCGGCTCCGGTTCGCTACTGCTCCAAGCAACAGACATCGCGCCCCGTGGGTTGAGTATCTATGGACAGGAAAAGGACAACGCTACTTACGCACTGGCGTGTATGAACATGATCCTCCACGACAACGAGACCGCTGACTTACGACACGGCAACACGCTCGCTGCACCTGATTTCACAGAAGTTGATAGGCTTAGAACCTTCGATTTCGCTGTCGCCAACCCACCTTTTTCGGACAAAGCCTGGACCAACGGGCTCAACCCTGAGAACGACGTTTACAACCGTTTTGAATACGGTGTCCCGCCCGCCAAAAATGGCGATTATGCCTTCCTGCTCCACTTCATCATATCCCTCAAAAGCAGGGGCAAAGGCGCGATTATTCTGCCGCACGGTGTGCTGTTCCGTGGCAACAGAGAGGCGGATATCCGTAGAGAAGTCATCCACCGCCGTTATATCAAAGGTATTATCGGTCTCCCCGCGAATTTGTTCTACGGCACCGGAATCCCAGCCTGTATTCTCGTGATTGACAAAGAAAGTGCTCACGCCCGGAACGGCATCTTTATGATTGATGCCAGCAAGGGATTCCTTAAGGATGGCAACAAAAACCGGCTTCGTGCCCAAGACATCCATAAAATCGTGTCCGTATTCAATGCACAAGAGGAACTACCGCGCTACTCGCGTATGGTGCCGATCTCTGAAATTGCCGACGCAGCGAACGATTATAATCTCAATATCCCGCGCTATATCGATGCCAGCGAACCCGAAGACCTTCACGACCTCGGCGCACATCTCAACGGCGGCATCCCTGACACCGACATCGACGCGCTCAACACCTATTGGACGGTCTTCCCCACACTCCGCAACGCCCTGTTCAGGTCCAACGGTAGACCCGGATACAGCGATCCGCTTGTGGAAACTCAACAGGTAAAAACGACGATCCTTACCCATCCCGAATTCAACGCTTACCAAGAGCAAATCAATGCCATTTTTGAGGCCTGGCGTGAGACACACGAGCCGCTCCTGATGAGTATTGAGATTGACGCGTCTCCGAGAGAAATCATTCACACGCTATCGGAAGACCTATTGGATCAGTTCACGGATCTGCCGCTGTTGGATCCTTATGATGTCTATCAGAAATTGATGGACTATTGGGACGAGGTCATGCAGGACGATGTTTATCTCATCGCCGCAGACGGTTGGGTTGAAGCCGCAAAACCGCGCGAAGTCATTCAGGACAAACAGGTTAAGGAGACACCCGACCTTGTCATCAAAAAGAAGAAATATAAGATGGACCTGATTCCGCCCGAATTGATCGTTGCACGTTATTTCGCCGCCGAGCAAGAAGCTATTGAGATGCTGGAGGCAAAGCAAGTTGCTGCTGTGAACGCATTGGAAGAGTACATCGAGGAACACACAGATGAGGATGGATTGCTTACGGATGCCCTCAACGACAGTGGTAACATCACCGTCAGCAGTGTGAAAGAGCGTCTCAAGACACTTGCCCCCGATATGCTGACACCTCACGAAATACAAGACAATGACGATGAACAGGATGCCCTCAAGCACTGCCTATCCTTGCTTGATGCCAAATCGAAAGCGGACAAAGCAGTAAAAGAAGCCCAACTTGTACTTGATACACAGGTGCTGGCGCACTATGCCAGGCTCACCGAAGATGAAATCAAAACACTCGTGGTTGCGGATAAATGGTTTGCCAGCGTTCAATCGGCGATTGAGGGTGAGGTTCAACGATTAACACAAGCCCTTACGGAACGCGTCCAAGAACTGGAAGAACGCTACGCACAACCGTTGCTGGTTTTGGAAGAGGAAGTGGAAGGGTATAGCGCGCGGGTTGCGGAACATTTAAAGAATATCGGATTGGAGTGA
- a CDS encoding type II toxin-antitoxin system PemK/MazF family toxin, translating into MPKQNRGEVWLVDLGMVAKVRPCLVISIPARLQDRALVTVVTHTTSARGSRFEILIKTRFLDTGVFDAQSLVTVSEAKFLRKLGNLQPEQLSTVEDAVRQWLQL; encoded by the coding sequence ATGCCGAAGCAAAACCGAGGAGAAGTCTGGTTAGTTGATCTCGGGATGGTAGCCAAGGTCAGACCTTGCCTTGTCATTAGCATCCCTGCTCGCCTCCAAGATCGCGCGCTCGTCACCGTTGTCACGCATACAACGAGCGCGCGCGGTTCAAGATTTGAAATCCTTATAAAAACGAGATTTCTGGATACCGGTGTTTTCGATGCACAAAGTCTGGTCACGGTCTCAGAAGCAAAGTTTTTGAGAAAATTGGGAAATCTTCAGCCCGAGCAATTATCCACGGTTGAAGATGCTGTGCGTCAATGGCTACAACTGTAA
- a CDS encoding KamA family radical SAM protein, with protein sequence MEEWKRLVRDTVNTPEKLAAAFDVDLEEMRRIHKEFPIRINPYYLSLIEEPGDPIWKQVVPDPRELISTGVEDPLHEEDDSEVPNVTHRYPDRALFYVNYMCPIYCRFCTRKRKVGDPHSISEDNVEKGLAYIQAHPEIRDVIISGGDPLMLTDKKIELIVGGLRAIEHLEIIRIGSRVPVTLPQRITPELCAILKRHHPFYINTHFNHPREITPETEKACGMLADAGIPLGNQAVLLKGVNDDPDVMVELMKGLLRIRVKPYYIYQADLVVGTDHFRTAVQAGLDIVAALRGHISGLGVPHYVVDAPGGGGKIALIPNPVVAFDDDEIQLRNYEGGVYSYPSTPFFDEDW encoded by the coding sequence ATGGAAGAATGGAAACGTCTCGTCAGAGACACTGTCAACACCCCAGAAAAACTTGCCGCTGCATTTGATGTTGACTTAGAGGAGATGCGGCGGATTCACAAAGAGTTCCCGATCCGCATTAATCCGTATTACCTGAGCCTCATAGAGGAACCCGGTGACCCGATTTGGAAACAGGTCGTCCCCGACCCAAGAGAATTGATAAGCACCGGCGTAGAGGACCCACTTCACGAAGAAGACGATAGTGAAGTGCCAAACGTAACGCATCGATACCCCGATCGCGCACTCTTCTATGTCAATTACATGTGTCCCATCTATTGCCGTTTCTGCACTCGGAAACGGAAAGTCGGTGACCCACACTCCATTTCCGAAGATAACGTTGAGAAGGGCCTCGCCTATATTCAGGCGCATCCAGAGATCCGGGACGTCATCATCTCCGGTGGTGACCCGCTCATGTTGACGGATAAAAAGATTGAGCTGATTGTCGGGGGACTCCGAGCGATTGAACATCTGGAAATCATTCGGATCGGTTCGCGTGTCCCCGTAACGTTGCCGCAACGTATCACACCGGAGTTGTGTGCGATCCTGAAACGGCATCATCCCTTCTATATCAACACCCATTTCAACCATCCCCGCGAGATTACACCCGAAACCGAGAAGGCGTGCGGCATGTTAGCCGATGCCGGTATACCGCTCGGTAACCAAGCAGTGCTCCTGAAAGGTGTGAATGACGATCCCGATGTGATGGTGGAACTGATGAAAGGATTGTTGCGTATCCGAGTTAAGCCCTACTATATCTATCAAGCGGATCTTGTCGTGGGCACTGACCATTTCCGGACAGCCGTGCAGGCAGGCTTAGACATCGTTGCGGCGTTGCGTGGGCATATCTCTGGGCTGGGTGTGCCGCATTATGTCGTGGATGCCCCCGGTGGGGGTGGGAAGATTGCGCTGATTCCTAACCCAGTTGTCGCTTTTGACGACGACGAAATCCAACTCCGCAACTACGAAGGCGGGGTCTATAGCTACCCAAGCACTCCGTTCTTTGACGAGGATTGGTAA
- a CDS encoding peptidylprolyl isomerase encodes MRFGLLSAFFAAVISCNDNRLPYVTIETEKGNIIIELYPEAAPTTVENFARLIESGYYDGVIFHRYVPGFVIQGGDPEGTGRGGPGWTIPGEFQDPELRDKMPVHEKGVVAMARTQNPDSAGSQFYICISADPTPYTHLNGSYTTFGKVIEGMDVVDALRERDVMSKVTIENYEVAP; translated from the coding sequence ATGCGATTCGGTTTATTAAGCGCGTTTTTCGCAGCAGTTATTTCATGCAATGACAATCGACTGCCTTATGTAACGATTGAAACTGAAAAAGGAAACATCATTATTGAACTTTACCCAGAGGCTGCTCCAACTACCGTAGAGAACTTTGCGAGGCTCATTGAATCAGGATACTACGACGGTGTAATCTTCCATCGATACGTCCCGGGTTTTGTTATCCAAGGCGGCGATCCAGAGGGAACAGGGAGAGGCGGACCCGGGTGGACGATTCCAGGTGAATTCCAAGACCCAGAACTTCGGGACAAGATGCCAGTACACGAGAAGGGTGTTGTCGCAATGGCACGGACACAGAACCCCGACTCAGCGGGAAGTCAATTTTATATCTGCATCAGCGCAGATCCAACACCTTATACGCATCTAAATGGTAGCTACACCACGTTTGGGAAGGTTATTGAAGGCATGGATGTGGTCGACGCACTCCGTGAACGGGATGTCATGAGCAAAGTAACAATCGAAAATTACGAAGTCGCACCGTAG
- a CDS encoding DUF4398 domain-containing protein, whose amino-acid sequence MNQFIALVRKGNVAPSEILCIGMLLVSLSLVGCGGKLGSIEISAVDTAISDAEAAIAAAVEADAPTLASDLFETAQANLASAKIALEEKKGNEALRLAYQAIANATLAQTNSMNITKNSELNTSILQKEAEAESLRATVNSKKEELAGLQSEIQDVQSEGTQLKQTVRDLEKKNRELGDTRAAYGEQVAQLSETLEEIRGRARRAETEIRNYGREVAELRRKLDVADRRVQEEGYQKRTVIAEIDSLRRQLREQAQIYTEKLAEASQQNAGAKHAEYLKQKAQEARAYVDSQPQLHPTKTGRIALSAEQIAAGKMALSNWERAWQAKDLNGHLAYYEPNIIADKVVIHESKEHRNKIDLQQLEADLHQMGTHAWSKAKSDTEVEGESVIGIHRLTRLATPAADENATELYNIWIREVWMHQVGNDWRIHHEIWQIYENVPNF is encoded by the coding sequence ATGAACCAGTTCATCGCTTTAGTACGGAAGGGAAACGTCGCACCCAGTGAAATTTTATGCATTGGGATGCTTCTCGTTTCGCTCAGTTTGGTAGGGTGTGGCGGAAAGCTCGGCAGCATAGAAATATCGGCAGTTGACACAGCAATCTCGGACGCTGAGGCGGCTATTGCAGCAGCAGTAGAGGCGGATGCACCGACACTCGCATCTGATTTGTTTGAAACCGCGCAAGCCAACCTTGCGTCTGCAAAAATAGCACTCGAGGAGAAAAAAGGAAACGAGGCACTCCGTCTCGCGTATCAAGCGATAGCGAATGCGACACTCGCACAAACGAATTCCATGAATATCACTAAAAACTCGGAATTGAATACCTCTATACTCCAGAAAGAGGCTGAAGCCGAATCACTCCGCGCGACTGTTAACAGTAAAAAGGAGGAACTCGCAGGGCTTCAGTCCGAGATACAAGATGTTCAGAGTGAGGGAACGCAACTGAAACAGACCGTTCGCGACCTCGAGAAAAAGAATCGTGAGTTAGGCGATACTCGAGCCGCCTATGGAGAACAGGTCGCGCAACTCTCTGAAACTTTAGAGGAGATTCGGGGGCGGGCACGAAGGGCGGAAACCGAGATCCGTAATTACGGGAGAGAGGTTGCAGAACTCCGTCGGAAACTTGACGTTGCTGACAGAAGGGTTCAAGAGGAAGGATATCAGAAACGGACAGTTATCGCTGAGATAGATTCTCTGAGACGGCAACTCCGCGAACAGGCACAAATCTATACCGAGAAGCTCGCAGAAGCCAGCCAGCAAAATGCGGGTGCAAAACATGCGGAATACCTCAAACAGAAAGCACAAGAGGCACGGGCGTATGTTGACAGTCAACCGCAGCTCCATCCGACGAAGACGGGTCGCATTGCCCTTTCGGCAGAACAGATTGCAGCGGGTAAGATGGCACTCAGTAATTGGGAGCGCGCGTGGCAGGCGAAGGACCTCAATGGACACCTTGCCTACTATGAACCTAATATTATTGCCGACAAAGTCGTGATTCACGAGAGTAAGGAACATCGAAATAAGATCGATCTCCAGCAACTCGAAGCAGATCTTCACCAGATGGGCACCCACGCGTGGAGCAAAGCCAAATCCGATACAGAGGTCGAGGGAGAAAGCGTTATCGGTATCCATCGGCTGACCCGCTTGGCGACGCCAGCCGCAGACGAGAACGCAACGGAGCTCTACAATATTTGGATTCGTGAAGTCTGGATGCATCAAGTGGGTAACGACTGGAGAATCCATCACGAAATCTGGCAAATCTATGAGAACGTACCAAATTTCTAA
- a CDS encoding nuclear transport factor 2 family protein, whose amino-acid sequence MNDAQNRRSSQKKFTIPRNLLWGGAIAAIVIAFALFLVVFMSSSETPTAFLVKWKSALESGDPKRYEALWVKSARQRPDTGYQRTVKHLRNSVNFEVDLGGASQPYRVPRYANRFRIEGIPITAYHPSEAQQQLRNLVIEKKGIIQQRWKIVQEEIVGSEIAPMVSTSPTQHPRTAEQPNSPVAPFVMAWKTALETQNLKAYTNLWDKSARKSRASSFGRARDLMSQTHVVDLTRATYTAVPRHKNRHVVDNIQITLQNGSDVIETHTRTLTIDKKGFFRRKWKIMNDQINVASEAIALAPDVSGVDTVSGKESGGTFDGNAPLDTHLKVRQVLGKWQTAWEEKDLNTYMSIYSDESQITRVNVRGGRETSVYLTKGQLRAKMRKLNTMYADIQVSISNLQVNGDRAVADVKFLQKFTGTPASGSRPAYSDYGTKKLNLMVDPTDGHWRIYAETWSRYEDVPDFPKM is encoded by the coding sequence GTGAACGACGCACAGAACCGGCGAAGCAGCCAAAAGAAATTCACTATACCTCGGAACCTGCTGTGGGGAGGGGCGATTGCTGCAATCGTCATCGCTTTTGCTCTATTCCTTGTGGTCTTTATGAGTTCCAGTGAGACCCCTACAGCCTTTTTGGTGAAGTGGAAAAGTGCCCTCGAATCTGGTGATCCCAAAAGATATGAAGCACTCTGGGTGAAAAGTGCACGCCAACGTCCTGATACAGGCTATCAACGGACTGTGAAACACCTGAGGAATAGCGTCAATTTTGAGGTCGACCTCGGAGGTGCCAGTCAACCCTATCGAGTACCGCGTTATGCAAACCGTTTCCGAATTGAAGGGATTCCCATCACAGCGTATCATCCGAGTGAAGCGCAACAGCAGTTACGAAACCTTGTTATTGAAAAGAAAGGGATTATTCAACAGCGGTGGAAAATTGTCCAAGAGGAGATCGTTGGTAGTGAAATCGCTCCGATGGTGTCAACGTCTCCCACGCAACACCCGAGAACTGCAGAACAGCCTAACAGTCCGGTAGCACCCTTTGTAATGGCTTGGAAGACCGCGTTAGAGACCCAGAATTTAAAGGCATATACCAACTTATGGGATAAATCTGCCCGGAAAAGCCGAGCCTCAAGTTTTGGGCGTGCCAGAGACCTGATGTCCCAAACCCATGTCGTCGATCTGACTCGGGCGACTTATACTGCTGTTCCGAGACACAAAAATCGGCACGTGGTTGACAACATTCAGATAACTTTGCAGAATGGTAGCGATGTCATTGAGACCCACACCCGCACACTCACGATCGACAAGAAAGGGTTTTTCAGACGAAAATGGAAAATCATGAACGATCAAATCAATGTGGCGTCTGAGGCGATCGCACTCGCGCCAGATGTGTCTGGGGTGGATACTGTCTCGGGCAAAGAGTCCGGCGGCACTTTCGATGGAAATGCGCCATTGGATACGCACCTCAAAGTGAGACAGGTATTGGGGAAATGGCAGACGGCATGGGAAGAGAAGGACCTAAATACCTATATGTCTATCTACTCGGATGAATCACAAATTACCCGTGTGAATGTCCGAGGTGGAAGGGAAACTTCGGTTTATCTTACAAAAGGACAACTCCGCGCGAAGATGAGGAAACTTAACACCATGTATGCTGACATCCAGGTCTCCATCTCTAACTTACAGGTTAACGGGGATCGAGCCGTTGCAGATGTGAAGTTTCTACAAAAATTTACGGGCACACCAGCGAGTGGTAGCCGACCGGCTTACTCCGATTACGGCACTAAAAAACTCAATCTTATGGTAGATCCCACTGACGGACACTGGCGCATTTACGCCGAGACGTGGAGCCGATACGAGGATGTACCGGACTTTCCAAAAATGTAG
- a CDS encoding acyl-CoA thioesterase — MYTEYRTKRKIEFADTDMAGIVHFTRFFVFMETAEHEFLRSLGTSVATEWSGDKIGWPRLEASCEYLSPLRFEDEVDIRLRVTKKGTKSLTYEFHFTHQGKNIARGKIATVCCITNPGEKLRAIPIPDFISDQIF; from the coding sequence ATGTACACCGAATACCGAACCAAACGGAAAATCGAGTTCGCTGATACCGATATGGCAGGTATCGTCCATTTTACACGGTTTTTTGTTTTTATGGAGACTGCGGAACACGAGTTCCTCCGTAGTTTAGGTACAAGTGTTGCCACAGAATGGAGCGGAGATAAGATCGGATGGCCCCGACTCGAGGCTTCCTGTGAATACTTAAGCCCACTCCGATTCGAGGATGAGGTCGACATTCGCCTTCGAGTTACCAAAAAGGGGACGAAGTCCCTCACCTACGAATTCCATTTTACGCATCAAGGAAAAAACATCGCCCGTGGAAAGATCGCGACAGTGTGCTGTATAACGAATCCTGGTGAAAAACTACGCGCAATTCCTATTCCAGATTTCATTTCAGATCAAATTTTTTAA
- a CDS encoding ABC transporter ATP-binding protein, which yields MLKVSNVSKDFGTVEVLRDISFSFGSGTSVAITGPSGSGKSTLLHIIGTLEKPSGGQVEINNTDPFTLSESELARHRNAVIGFVFQEHHLLPQYSVLENVLIPTLAFRQESDATQRAHELLKRVELTHRTSHRPAELSGGERQRVAIARALINQPDILLCDEPTGNLDTTTSETIADMLFELHGVEENILIVVTHNLALVARFQQHLQLLDGTLL from the coding sequence ATGCTGAAAGTATCCAATGTATCTAAAGATTTTGGGACAGTCGAAGTCTTACGGGATATTTCGTTTAGCTTCGGGAGTGGAACGTCTGTTGCCATTACAGGTCCTTCTGGTTCCGGCAAAAGCACGCTTCTGCACATCATCGGGACCTTGGAAAAACCGTCTGGTGGCCAAGTTGAAATTAACAACACGGATCCATTTACGCTCTCTGAATCTGAACTGGCGCGCCATCGAAACGCTGTTATCGGGTTCGTATTTCAAGAACATCATCTACTTCCACAGTATTCCGTGCTTGAAAATGTTCTGATACCTACACTCGCCTTCAGACAGGAATCTGACGCGACCCAACGTGCACATGAACTCCTCAAGCGGGTTGAGCTCACGCATCGGACCTCGCATCGACCCGCTGAGCTTTCAGGGGGTGAACGACAACGCGTTGCGATCGCCCGTGCCCTTATCAATCAACCCGATATTCTCCTCTGTGATGAACCGACCGGAAATTTGGATACTACGACTTCCGAAACGATCGCTGATATGCTTTTTGAGTTACATGGTGTGGAGGAAAATATACTCATCGTTGTTACGCACAATCTCGCACTGGTTGCCCGTTTTCAGCAACACCTGCAGCTTTTAGATGGAACCTTACTGTAG